The following proteins are co-located in the Leptospira hartskeerlii genome:
- a CDS encoding MarR family winged helix-turn-helix transcriptional regulator gives MKQDRLLVLITVLRDQILDEVKKDYLRFGLTNITPAMGAVLCALKSDRPQSMKEIAKQIFRDQSSVTPLVQKLIDLNLAIQERSSIDARESQVRLTTSGKNTRLKIIRAGRKMNARLYRGMSAVDRKNLISLLAQLKK, from the coding sequence ATGAAACAAGACAGACTGTTAGTCTTAATTACGGTATTACGAGATCAAATTTTAGACGAAGTGAAAAAAGATTATTTACGTTTCGGACTGACGAATATTACCCCTGCGATGGGTGCTGTTCTTTGTGCTCTCAAAAGCGATCGTCCGCAATCTATGAAAGAAATAGCAAAACAGATTTTTAGAGACCAGTCTAGCGTTACCCCGTTAGTACAAAAGCTGATCGATTTAAATCTTGCGATTCAAGAGCGCTCATCCATCGACGCAAGAGAGTCCCAGGTTAGACTAACGACTTCCGGAAAAAATACACGTTTGAAAATAATTCGTGCGGGCAGAAAAATGAATGCACGTTTATATCGAGGAATGTCAGCAGTTGATAGGAAGAATCTGATTTCGTTGTTGGCTCAATTAAAAAAATAA
- a CDS encoding dihydrofolate reductase family protein: protein MRKIIVLEFLTLDGVIQAPGGPEEDTSNGFAYGGWQVPIFDDLTGTVMEKQMNVPFDLLLGRKTFDIWAPYWPKHSDFWPPVMKATKYVASNTLTSSEWKPSVFLSGDIVEKIRKLKQEEGPDLHVYGSANLVQTLMKHDLVDEFWLKIYPLTLGSGKKLFVDGAIPAMFKVTESQISPNGVIIANYKRAGKVETGSF from the coding sequence ATGAGAAAAATTATTGTACTCGAATTCCTAACTCTCGATGGAGTCATACAAGCCCCAGGCGGGCCTGAAGAAGATACTAGTAACGGCTTTGCATATGGCGGATGGCAGGTTCCGATTTTTGATGATCTTACTGGAACAGTCATGGAGAAGCAGATGAACGTACCATTTGATCTGCTATTAGGACGCAAGACCTTTGATATTTGGGCACCCTACTGGCCGAAACATTCTGACTTTTGGCCTCCAGTAATGAAAGCAACGAAATACGTTGCCTCGAATACTCTGACTTCTAGTGAATGGAAGCCCTCCGTATTTTTAAGCGGAGACATTGTAGAAAAAATCCGCAAACTCAAGCAAGAAGAAGGACCAGACTTACACGTTTACGGAAGTGCAAACCTCGTTCAGACACTCATGAAACATGATTTAGTTGATGAGTTCTGGCTAAAAATATACCCTCTAACATTGGGCAGTGGGAAAAAATTATTTGTAGATGGTGCAATCCCAGCAATGTTCAAAGTGACTGAAAGCCAAATCTCTCCGAATGGAGTCATTATTGCGAATTATAAGCGTGCAGGAAAGGTCGAGACTGGAAGTTTTTAA
- a CDS encoding VOC family protein, which produces MKRVTGIGGIFFSAKDPAKLGSWYKTHLGIDVQSWGGAAFRWADASGNPTNGTTAWSVGDGSYFAPSNSTFMVNYRVEDLHGLLKVLREEGCQVLEKVEESEYGIFGWVMDPEGNKVELWQPPAGQ; this is translated from the coding sequence ATGAAACGAGTTACAGGTATCGGTGGGATCTTTTTCAGTGCTAAGGATCCTGCAAAATTAGGTTCCTGGTACAAAACTCATTTGGGCATAGATGTCCAGAGTTGGGGTGGCGCAGCATTTCGTTGGGCTGATGCTTCGGGTAATCCTACAAATGGTACGACTGCTTGGTCAGTTGGAGATGGTTCTTATTTCGCACCGAGTAATTCTACCTTTATGGTTAACTATCGAGTAGAGGATCTACATGGGCTCTTGAAAGTTCTTCGAGAAGAAGGTTGTCAAGTGTTGGAGAAGGTGGAAGAATCCGAATATGGAATATTCGGCTGGGTTATGGATCCGGAAGGAAACAAGGTTGAGCTATGGCAGCCACCGGCAGGTCAATAA
- a CDS encoding SRPBCC family protein, with product MDSKQITIQSTIAADTKKVWDYYTDPQHIIKWNFATDDWQCPWAKNDMRPGGKYSARMEAKDGSFGFEFEAIYDTVVDQENFSYTMGDGRKATVNFENKDNITLVTVSFDPESQNPVEMQRGGWQAILDNFRKYTEAN from the coding sequence ATGGACTCAAAACAAATCACCATTCAATCTACGATTGCAGCAGACACTAAGAAAGTCTGGGACTACTACACTGACCCTCAGCATATTATCAAATGGAATTTTGCAACCGACGATTGGCAATGTCCTTGGGCAAAGAATGACATGAGACCAGGCGGTAAGTATAGCGCGAGAATGGAAGCTAAAGATGGGAGTTTTGGCTTCGAGTTTGAAGCAATTTACGACACAGTCGTCGATCAGGAAAATTTTAGTTATACGATGGGAGATGGCAGGAAGGCAACGGTCAACTTTGAGAATAAAGATAATATAACTCTTGTAACGGTAAGTTTCGATCCTGAATCACAAAATCCAGTTGAGATGCAAAGAGGTGGTTGGCAGGCAATACTTGATAACTTTAGAAAGTATACTGAGGCTAATTAA
- a CDS encoding MmcQ/YjbR family DNA-binding protein: MITLDKVRKLALALPEAKEEPHFEKISFRVSKKIFATVDQENKKIVLKFDQNDQDFFSAASKGSVYPIENKWGQQGWTCVEMKSTDLALFKDMLVVSYCGVAPKRLVEVVRQNSQYLKKNKFNL, encoded by the coding sequence ATGATAACCTTAGACAAAGTAAGAAAACTTGCATTAGCTCTTCCCGAAGCAAAAGAAGAACCTCATTTCGAAAAGATTTCTTTCAGAGTGAGTAAGAAAATTTTTGCAACAGTTGATCAGGAGAATAAGAAGATTGTTCTTAAGTTTGATCAGAACGACCAGGACTTTTTCTCCGCAGCATCGAAGGGTTCCGTTTATCCGATAGAAAATAAATGGGGGCAGCAGGGATGGACTTGCGTTGAAATGAAATCAACCGATTTGGCTTTATTCAAAGATATGTTAGTCGTTTCTTATTGTGGTGTTGCCCCAAAAAGACTTGTAGAAGTGGTCCGGCAAAATTCACAATATCTTAAAAAGAATAAATTCAACTTATAA
- a CDS encoding iron chaperone codes for MDKTKSAFKSIDEYIKTFPKEVQSILQELRKVIQEEAPEASGKISYQIPTFYLNGNLVHFAAYKNHIGFYPGASGISKFKKEIDKYKNAKGSVQFPIDQPLPFDLVRKIVKFRVGEFKKKVPKKTKKK; via the coding sequence ATGGATAAGACAAAAAGCGCATTCAAATCGATTGACGAGTACATCAAAACTTTTCCGAAAGAGGTTCAGTCCATTCTTCAGGAACTTAGAAAAGTGATCCAAGAGGAGGCTCCGGAAGCAAGTGGGAAGATCAGTTATCAGATCCCGACTTTCTATCTAAACGGGAATCTGGTACATTTTGCTGCTTATAAAAACCATATCGGTTTTTATCCTGGGGCAAGCGGCATCTCTAAATTTAAGAAAGAAATTGATAAATATAAAAATGCAAAGGGTTCCGTTCAATTTCCGATCGATCAACCATTACCTTTTGATCTGGTCCGTAAGATTGTAAAATTCAGAGTTGGCGAATTTAAGAAGAAGGTCCCTAAAAAAACAAAAAAGAAATAA
- a CDS encoding DoxX family protein, whose amino-acid sequence MGSENVSKGQLWTGRVLSGLVILFLLFDGVIKFFLDKLPPEAQAEGAKLGYPPEVMPYLGTVLIVSTLLYAFPRTAVLGATLLTGYLGGAVATHVRVLNPLGSHILFPIYLGIILWAGLYLRFPKLREITPLQK is encoded by the coding sequence ATGGGATCTGAAAATGTTTCGAAAGGCCAGCTTTGGACCGGTCGAGTACTTAGCGGGTTAGTTATACTTTTTCTGCTCTTTGATGGAGTAATAAAATTTTTCTTAGACAAACTTCCGCCGGAAGCTCAAGCAGAAGGAGCTAAACTTGGCTATCCACCTGAAGTAATGCCTTACTTGGGAACTGTTCTGATCGTAAGCACTTTGTTATATGCTTTTCCTAGAACTGCAGTGCTAGGAGCGACCTTGCTCACTGGTTATTTAGGTGGCGCTGTTGCTACGCATGTTCGTGTCTTAAATCCTTTAGGCTCTCATATTCTATTTCCGATTTATTTGGGAATTATTCTATGGGCTGGCTTGTATCTCAGATTTCCTAAACTGAGAGAAATCACTCCTTTACAGAAATAA
- a CDS encoding helix-turn-helix domain-containing protein, with product MKVTERQKKKFVKSLKQARIEAGLSQSEVAQKIGTSQSFISKVESGKISLEVEIFLKLYQLYDKPAMYFFSAFSQK from the coding sequence TTGAAAGTAACGGAGCGACAAAAGAAAAAATTCGTAAAGTCCCTGAAACAGGCAAGGATCGAAGCGGGACTGAGCCAATCAGAGGTCGCCCAAAAGATCGGAACCAGTCAAAGTTTCATTTCTAAAGTAGAATCCGGAAAAATATCTTTAGAAGTAGAAATATTCTTAAAGTTGTATCAATTATACGATAAACCAGCGATGTATTTCTTCTCGGCATTCTCTCAAAAGTAA
- a CDS encoding NAD(P)/FAD-dependent oxidoreductase — translation MTQELELRLLPEIAEQSDLLTEYISKSKKISLSDIKHIEVLNHSIDARQKTVFVNLKVRVYINEEFVAEQIHLPDYPNVGNSKEVIVIGAGPAGLFSALELIQSGLRPIVLERGKDVKSRPKDLQNINAHHIVDEDSNYCFGEGGAGTYSDGKLYTRSKKRGNVRRILELLVGFGANSNILIEAHPHIGTNKLPSIVRKMRETIQERGGEVHFNQRVTDLILEGNSIKGVITKNGDRFLSDKVILATGHSARDIFELLHHKGIEIHLKPLAVGVRVEHKQSLIDSIQYSCADRGPYLPPSPYSIVKQIQGRGVYSFCMCPGGVIAACATKPGEIVTNGWSSSKRARPTANSGIVVELRQEDFLPFQKFGPLAAMEFQREIEQKAWIAGGKTQTAPATRLADFVEGKISSDLPKTSYPPGIISADLSNVLPKFVMKALQDGFKEFNKSMKGYLTNEAVVHAPETRTSSPVSIPRDPETLEHIRIKGLYPCGEGAGYAGGIVSAAMDGIRCAQACAVSI, via the coding sequence ATGACCCAAGAATTAGAACTTAGGCTTTTGCCTGAGATCGCCGAACAATCGGATCTGCTCACAGAATATATTTCCAAATCCAAAAAGATCTCTTTGTCGGATATAAAACATATCGAGGTCTTAAATCATTCTATCGACGCTAGACAAAAAACTGTCTTCGTCAATCTCAAAGTTCGAGTTTATATTAACGAAGAATTTGTCGCGGAGCAGATCCATCTACCTGACTATCCGAATGTCGGAAATTCAAAAGAAGTGATCGTTATCGGTGCGGGACCTGCTGGTCTATTCTCCGCATTAGAATTGATCCAATCCGGTTTAAGACCTATCGTTCTGGAAAGAGGAAAGGATGTTAAATCAAGACCGAAAGATCTTCAGAATATCAATGCGCATCATATCGTAGATGAGGATTCCAATTATTGTTTTGGGGAAGGTGGAGCGGGTACTTATTCCGACGGTAAACTTTATACTAGGTCCAAAAAAAGAGGGAATGTCCGTCGTATTTTAGAATTGCTTGTAGGTTTTGGAGCAAATTCTAATATTCTAATAGAGGCTCATCCTCATATAGGGACCAACAAACTTCCAAGCATTGTTCGCAAAATGAGGGAAACGATCCAAGAAAGAGGTGGAGAAGTTCATTTCAACCAAAGAGTGACTGATCTCATCTTAGAAGGAAATTCTATAAAAGGTGTTATCACGAAGAATGGGGATCGTTTTCTTTCCGACAAAGTGATTTTGGCAACAGGGCATTCTGCTAGGGATATATTCGAATTATTACATCATAAAGGAATAGAGATCCATTTAAAACCGCTCGCAGTTGGAGTCAGGGTAGAACATAAACAATCCTTAATAGACTCCATTCAATACAGCTGCGCGGATAGAGGACCTTATCTTCCCCCTTCTCCTTATAGTATCGTAAAACAGATCCAGGGAAGAGGAGTGTATTCTTTTTGTATGTGTCCCGGAGGAGTGATCGCAGCCTGTGCTACAAAACCAGGGGAGATTGTGACTAACGGATGGTCTTCTTCCAAAAGAGCGAGACCAACGGCGAATTCAGGGATTGTTGTCGAACTTCGGCAAGAGGATTTTCTTCCTTTCCAAAAGTTTGGACCTTTGGCTGCGATGGAATTCCAAAGAGAGATAGAACAAAAGGCTTGGATTGCCGGAGGAAAAACCCAGACTGCTCCGGCTACAAGACTTGCTGATTTTGTAGAAGGTAAAATTTCTTCCGATCTTCCTAAAACTTCTTATCCACCTGGGATTATTTCAGCGGATCTTTCTAACGTTCTTCCTAAATTTGTAATGAAGGCATTGCAAGATGGATTCAAAGAATTTAATAAATCAATGAAAGGATATCTAACTAACGAAGCTGTGGTTCATGCTCCTGAGACTAGGACTTCTTCTCCTGTTAGTATTCCCAGGGATCCGGAAACTTTGGAACATATTCGTATCAAAGGTTTATATCCTTGCGGAGAAGGAGCCGGATATGCAGGCGGGATCGTATCCGCGGCGATGGATGGGATCAGATGTGCACAGGCCTGCGCGGTTAGTATTTAG
- a CDS encoding DUF1801 domain-containing protein, producing the protein MTQKKKGIQKFTNSDVAETFSNYSPAVREKLFRLRELIFETAKEIQEVGRIEEVLKWGQPSYITPESKSGTTIRIDALKGESKEYAIFFHCQTDLISRFRKLYPKTFHFEGNRSIIFSENTKLPEKELKQCISFALTYHSDKKKKPN; encoded by the coding sequence ATGACTCAAAAAAAGAAAGGTATTCAAAAATTCACTAATTCAGATGTGGCTGAAACATTCTCAAACTATTCTCCTGCTGTACGAGAGAAATTATTCCGTTTAAGAGAACTTATATTCGAAACTGCGAAAGAGATCCAAGAAGTAGGCAGGATCGAAGAAGTTCTAAAATGGGGACAACCCAGTTATATCACTCCGGAATCCAAAAGTGGGACTACGATCCGAATAGACGCATTAAAAGGGGAATCGAAAGAATATGCGATCTTCTTTCATTGCCAAACAGATCTGATCTCCAGATTTAGGAAATTATATCCTAAAACATTTCATTTCGAAGGAAATAGAAGTATTATATTTTCTGAAAATACTAAACTTCCGGAAAAAGAATTAAAACAATGTATTTCGTTCGCATTGACTTACCATTCGGACAAAAAGAAAAAGCCAAACTAA
- a CDS encoding acyl-CoA thioesterase — protein sequence MARVQLDLPEKLAWSTSLNIRIYDTNFAAHLAHDKVVSLLHESRARLFKEKGFSELDVNGYGIILTDLVVEYKAEAFFGDQVRVEIGAGDFSAKGCDLYYRMTHTDGPINGKIVCNAKTGLVFMDYSTRTVSNIPDVFKSWF from the coding sequence ATGGCAAGAGTTCAATTGGATCTACCCGAAAAATTGGCATGGTCCACTAGCTTAAATATCAGGATTTATGATACAAATTTTGCAGCGCATTTAGCTCATGATAAGGTGGTCTCCCTCTTACATGAATCCAGAGCTAGGTTATTCAAAGAGAAAGGATTTTCGGAACTAGATGTAAACGGATACGGGATCATTCTTACAGATCTAGTAGTAGAATATAAAGCAGAGGCTTTTTTCGGGGACCAAGTCCGAGTAGAGATCGGAGCTGGGGATTTTAGCGCAAAAGGTTGCGATCTATATTATAGAATGACCCATACTGACGGACCGATTAACGGCAAAATTGTATGTAATGCAAAAACAGGACTCGTGTTTATGGATTATTCTACTCGAACAGTTAGCAATATTCCGGATGTTTTTAAATCTTGGTTTTGA